The stretch of DNA TTTCAAACCTGGGCCTAAGAAACCCAAGGTGGTCTATAGAAACGAAAAAAAGCAGGAGCAAACCAGAGCGGCAAACAATGGAAAGGTAAGCAAACAAAAAACAATGGATCCTTTGGTGCAAGCTAAAATTGACACAATTTTGGATAAAATCAGTGAATCAGGCTACAATAGTTTGACAAAGGAAGAAAGGGAATTTTTATTTAAAGCCAAAGATGGTGAGTAAAACATAGTTTCTGATTTTAAGCACCCATATTAACCGTTCCTGAAGGATGAAGGACACCAAAAAACTATCTATCTTTAATAGCATCATCTTCAAACTCAATTTGGTGGTAGCCTTTGCGTTGCTGCTAACTTACCCTGTGCCTTTCATCAACCCTTCCAGTTTTTGGCTTTCTGCAATATGGGGACTTACCTATCCTTTTTTGCTGCTTGTCAACTGTGGTTTTTTAGTTTATTGGCTGCTCAAAAGGCGTTGGCAAATACTCTTATCCCTTATTACCATTCTATTGGGATGGAATTTATTGACCAAAACGATTGCTTTTCATATCGTTGAAAACAAAAGCGAAATCGTCGAAACTGCAAAAGAAGGCACGGAAGAAACACCCGAAAAAGACGCAACGGATGTAAAAATCATGACCTACAATGTCCAAAATTTTGACCTCTACAATTGGACAGAGAACGTAGAATCTCGCAATAAAATGATTGAGCTGATTCAAAGCGAGCAGCCCGATATCATCAATTTTCAGGAGTTTTATACAGATGATAATGATGATAGCCAGTTTCACAATGTCAAATTATTGGTCAATGAGTTGGGTTACAAGCATTACTCATTTGAAAAAACACTCACACTTAGAACAACGAATCACTGGGGTTTGGCGACTTTCTCCAAATTTCCAATTGTAAACAAAGACAGAATCACTTTCCCCGAAACGCAAAATAACATTGTAGCCTACTCCGACATCAACATCAAGGGTGACACCATTCGCCTCTTCAACCTACACCTGCAATCCATACACTTGGGGCGACAAGATTTGAAGTATTTGAAACAGTTGGGTTTGGGAGAAAAGGATGGGAAACAGGAAGAAAAGACCGATCACTGGAAATCGTTTACTTCAATTGTATCTAAACTTAAAGCCGCCTATGTCAAACGGGGCAATCAGGCACGCACTTTGGCAGACCATATCCAAGAATCTCCACATCGGGTCATTGTCTGTGGTGACTTCAACGATACGCCAACTTCTTATACCTACCAAACGATTTCGAAGAATCTGCAAGACGCTTTCCTCAAAACGGGCTTGGGTTTGGGAGGCACTTATGCGGGACCGCTGCCTTCTTTTCGGATTGACTATATGCTGCTCGATCCTTCTTTTGAAGCACGTTCCACCGAGGTCATTCGCAAAAAATATTCAGACCATTATCCAATGACTTGTGAGTTTAGGATTTGGAAATGAGTGAGTTGTAAAGGAGGAATTATATCTTTTCTATTCCTCCACCACCAATTTCCCACTACTCACTTCTCTCCCTTCAATCCTCACCCGATACAAATACAATCCACTTTCCCAACCTTCAACATTCAAGTCCATTTCCAAATCACCAATCTCCAATCTCCAATTCCCCATTTCTCTCCCCTGCAAATCATACACATCCAAAACCGCTTCCTTTCCTTTCGGCAGCCGATGCTGAAAAGTCACTCGATTTTGGGCAGGGTTGGGATAAAAATGGGTGGGATAATGAGTCGTCACTTCGTACTGAATTGAAGTAGTCAAAATACTGTCGCAATTGGCGGGCTGACAGGTGTTGCCGAGGCTGTCTACTTTGAGAACCCAACCGTCTTGGGTTTCGCTTTCTACGCCTTTACTCCACCCACACATGACAAATCCATTGTCCTCTGTGACTTCAAAATCCCATAAATAGTGATTAGAACGTAAAATATTAGAATAGGCTTTCGTCCACAAGCTGTCTCCTTCCGATGTTAGTTTCATCAATATACCAGACAACCGCCCCGAATCTTTGTGATTGCGAGAATGCCCAATGACGACTAAACTTCCGTCTTCTAATTCTCGTACCTCTCGAAAAATATCATCTAATTGCAATCCATTGAGAGCTAAAGTACCTGAATATTTTTTCTCCCATAGCATATTTCCTTCTTTGTCAATTTTGAAAATATATCCATTGGGGTCACTTTCAAGAATAGAATTAGGGTATTGATAACCAACGATTACATATCCATCTTCCACCTCCAATATGTCCGAACATTCCTCTAAATGACCATTTCCATAAGTTTCTTCCCACAGCATATTTCCCTCGCTATCAATTTGAAAAACCCATATATTTCGATTCACTGCCTCTTGATAGGACATCCAGCCCATGACCAGATACCCCCCCTCTTCCAATTCGATAATTTCATTTACTTGGGCATCTTCCTCCAAACTACCATAGTCTTTCTGCCACTCCATATTGCCCAAACTATCGGTTTTGACAATATAGGCCTGTCCCAATTCATCGGGGAAATTTAGAGAAAATCCTGCCATCATAAAGCCCTTATCGCTTGTAGGAGTCAATTTTCGAGCTCCTTCAACCAGTATTCCCAAATCATAGGTCTGTTCCCATAAGAGTTCTCCTTCCAAAGAAATAGATGCCAAATAATATTTACTATCTGATAGAGAATCCTTTCGGCTAAAAAAAACAAAGATTTTATCCTCTACAATTTGTAAGTGTCCCTCTAAATAATCGTGATTGTCTCCTTCCCCATAATTATACAAACTTTTTACTTCTCCTTGTTTGTCAATTTTCCAAATAGTATATATATCTTCACCATTAGTAAGAGTAGAAGGTCCCAAAACAAAATATTCCTCTCCAACAATTTCCAATGATTTCATGGTCTGCCTACCTTCGAGAATATCGTAGTTCTTATTGAAATAGGTTTCTTGAGCCATGATAGTTAGAGATAAAAGTAAGAGTATAAGTGTAAATCTCATATTATTTGTATTTTATGTAAATCCCCAAAACTACTATTGGGTTTTGGGGATTTTTTTTTTCAAAAAATTACTGACTAATAATGACCTTATGACTTACTGATTGTTCTTCAGATTCAATTTTGAAGAAATAAGTGC from Chitinophagales bacterium encodes:
- a CDS encoding endonuclease/exonuclease/phosphatase family protein, encoding MKDTKKLSIFNSIIFKLNLVVAFALLLTYPVPFINPSSFWLSAIWGLTYPFLLLVNCGFLVYWLLKRRWQILLSLITILLGWNLLTKTIAFHIVENKSEIVETAKEGTEETPEKDATDVKIMTYNVQNFDLYNWTENVESRNKMIELIQSEQPDIINFQEFYTDDNDDSQFHNVKLLVNELGYKHYSFEKTLTLRTTNHWGLATFSKFPIVNKDRITFPETQNNIVAYSDINIKGDTIRLFNLHLQSIHLGRQDLKYLKQLGLGEKDGKQEEKTDHWKSFTSIVSKLKAAYVKRGNQARTLADHIQESPHRVIVCGDFNDTPTSYTYQTISKNLQDAFLKTGLGLGGTYAGPLPSFRIDYMLLDPSFEARSTEVIRKKYSDHYPMTCEFRIWK
- a CDS encoding T9SS type A sorting domain-containing protein — protein: MRFTLILLLLSLTIMAQETYFNKNYDILEGRQTMKSLEIVGEEYFVLGPSTLTNGEDIYTIWKIDKQGEVKSLYNYGEGDNHDYLEGHLQIVEDKIFVFFSRKDSLSDSKYYLASISLEGELLWEQTYDLGILVEGARKLTPTSDKGFMMAGFSLNFPDELGQAYIVKTDSLGNMEWQKDYGSLEEDAQVNEIIELEEGGYLVMGWMSYQEAVNRNIWVFQIDSEGNMLWEETYGNGHLEECSDILEVEDGYVIVGYQYPNSILESDPNGYIFKIDKEGNMLWEKKYSGTLALNGLQLDDIFREVRELEDGSLVVIGHSRNHKDSGRLSGILMKLTSEGDSLWTKAYSNILRSNHYLWDFEVTEDNGFVMCGWSKGVESETQDGWVLKVDSLGNTCQPANCDSILTTSIQYEVTTHYPTHFYPNPAQNRVTFQHRLPKGKEAVLDVYDLQGREMGNWRLEIGDLEMDLNVEGWESGLYLYRVRIEGREVSSGKLVVEE